TATCGTGAGGCCTTGGCCAGGCTTTGCCGAGCAAAAACAGTTCGCAACCGACGCCGCTGAGAACGACTGGATATTCAGCCTTGACGCTGACGAAAGAATGACGCCACGTCTAAGGGACGAGATCCTCGAACTCGAACGATCGAATGACATCGCCGACGGGTATCGAGTTCGACGGCTTTCTTACTATATGGGAAGACCGATCCGACACAGCGGTTGGTATCCGGATCGTCAACTACGTTTTTTTGATCGGAGAAAAGCAAGCTGGAAAAAGCAGTTGATCCATGAATCGGTCGTTATGGTTTCAGGTTCAGCGACTTCAGATCTTGACGGCGATATCGAGCATTTCAGCGTAGATAATGCAGCCCATCATCACAAGATGATCGGCGAACGCTACGCTCCACTTTCGGCTCAACAGATGTTTAATTCGGGTCGGAGAACCACACCGCTGAAGGTCGCTTTTGTCGGCCCCGCAGCGTTTCTTAGATCATTCATTTTGCGACTTGGTTTCCTCGATGGCCTTCCTGGGTTCTGCATCGCCAGGTTTGGCGCATATCACGCGTTTCTGAAGCATCTTTTGCTATGGGAACTTCAAACCAGCGCAAAGAATGGCGGACAAATGTCCCCTCCGACAACCAAACAGGATTAAACAACATCAAACCTTTCGTACATTCCTGTTTTTGCGTTATATTTTAAAAGGCCCTTGTCGATCGTGATAATTATGAAAGCCCTAATAGCTTCGTCCATTTTGATGGTCCTTGTTTCGGCCGGCGTTTCTGCGCAAAAAGGTATCGACACCCAAACCCAGAAGATCAAAGACGATACGAACAAAACTACGTCACGCGAAACAGATGTCACCCGATCGTTCGACTGGGGCAAGGGAAAGACACAGACGCGTGAACGACTTGCGAACCCTTATCAACTGAACGCGAGACGCGATGTTCTCGTCGAAATGATACAGCAGGTCCTACGCGAAAAGAAGATCGTTATTGACGAACCGTCGTCCAGGCTGAATGATGGCATCATCATCACTCAACCGTTCGTGTTTGGTAAGGGGCCAACGATCGCAACGGCCGAGCTGAAGAGATACGGCATTCTCGAATTTGCTGATACTGCCTGGTCGAGAGGACAGTACAGTCTGACCATCGAAGTTCAATCGATCGATGGCGTTAAGAATAATGTTTCTGTCAACGCAAAGGTCGAGGGCCGGTCAGGCACCGGTTTGACGACGGAATGGGTGACAGTTAGGAGTTCGGGCCTTGCTGAAGAGGAATTTTTGACGAAGCTCGTCGAGGCCGTCACTGGCCGATCTCTTGACGAGCCGCAGACCATAGATCAGGAATAGGAATGGAATCCATTGCTCGAAAGACGCTTTTTTTGGCCGTGTTGAATTTTACGGTCTGTGTCTTTATGTCCAATGATCTGTTTGCTCAGTCGAGTTCTGCGGAAAATCCGTTCCCGAGTCGTAACAGCGGCCGCATTGAGTTGCCAAACAACATGCAGGAAATGCTTCAAAAGCAGCGGTCGGCAAAGTTGAAGCGCGAACACGAGGAAATGCTAAAACGCGGCGAGACCGCACTTTCCATAGCGTCCGAGTTAGACGAAGCGTACGCAAAAAATGAGTCCCTCACGCCCGCCGAACGCAAGAAACTGGAAGATCTCGAAGAATTGGTTGAAAAGATCCGTAAAGACCTTGGCGGCGACTCCGATGGTGTAACGGACTCTCGGCTTGTTGACGATGCCGAGGAAAAGCCTGCATCAACTAAAGACGCGATCAGCTTTCTTAAGAATTCTACGGTAAAGTTGTTTGACGAACTTAAGAAGACGTCGCGATTCACGATCTCCGCTATCGCGATCCAGAGTTCCAATACCGTTATACGATTGGCTAGATTTCTTCGACTTCACAAGTAGTACACTTGACGCCACTATGCAAGCCGCAGTCCGATCGTTGTTCCTGATCGCAGCGATATTCACACTCCCCGTTGTTGTCCTCGGCCAAACAGATGAAGATGATGTCTTGGAGGTCGATTCAACATTAGTTGTGTTGAATGCTGCGATCACGGACTCAAACGGCCGCCATGTAAGCGGACTCCTGCAGCGTCAGTTTTCGGTACTCGAAAATGGCATTCCACAGGATATCTCGTATTTTGCCGCAGAAGAGACACCCTTTGCCGCTGTCATTTTGCTCGACACATCGGGCAGTATGGGCCGAAATGTCAGCCTGGCCCGTGCAGCGGCGATCAGGTTCCTGGACGGCATCCGCTACAGCGACGCCGTCGCGATCTACCGGTTTGATTCGAAAGTGTCCCTTGTACAGGATTTTTCAAACAGCCGCGACGTATCCGAAAAGATCTACGATCTGAGATCAGACGGAATGACCGTTCTGAACGATGCGATCTATGTCGCAGCCGAAAAGCTTGCGAACCGACCCGAAAAGCGTCGTGCGATCATCGTCCTCTCAGACGGCGCCGATACGCAAAGCGGGCGGTCGGCCGATCGGGCGCTAAAGGCCGCACTGGCCGCAAACGCGGTCCTCTATACGGTTGACATGACACCCGTGGATGGGCGATCCGGCAGCGGCGGAATGAATCGGGAGACCCTTAAACACTTCGCGGAAAGGTCGGGCGGGACGTTTGTTGCGACACCTGCCGGGACGGCCTTACGTGAAGCTTTCGAAAAGATCGTCGACGAGCTTGGCGTTGTTTATACGATCGGATATTCGCCGAAGAACGAGAACAAGGACGGGAAATGGCGCTCGATCGAACTACGAGTCGCCCGGCCAAACCTGACGATCCGCACTCGTAAGGGCTATCACGCTATCAAGATAAAATGACTGCTAATCATCGTCTGCGAGCACGAACGTCAATATCATCGTGACCCGATATTCTGTGATCGAACCCGACTCGATATTCACCTTCTGATCTTTTATCCACGCACCTTTGATATGCTCTATCGTTTTCGAAGCTCGGGCGATACCGGTTTTCACCGCGTCTTCGAAACTTACCGTTGAAGATGATGTTATCTCGATATTCTTTGCTACTGTCATTTTGTCCCTCCTTTTGATCGTTAAGCTTTGTCCGCCAAAGAGGTCAGGTTGCGGGCGCGGTCGGCATACCGCTCGAATGCAAGCTCGATCAGCCTGTCGATCACTTCACGGAATGCAACGCCGCTTCCCTCCCACATTTTCGGAAATCCCGATGCGTCGGTTAAGCCAGGCATCGTGTTTATTTCGTTGACAAGCAATACGCCGTTGTCCTGTCGCAGGAAGAAATCGACCCGAGCCAACCCCGATCCATTTATCGCTTTGTACGCCTTGATCGCCATTTCTTTGATCTTGGCTTCAAGTTCCCCGGAGACCGGCGCGGGAACGACGAATTCGTTGTTCCCCGTGCCTGAATATTTCTCTGTGTAATCCAAAAAGGCCTTTTCCTTATTACGGATTATATACTCGCCTGGACGGCTCGCCTCAGGTTCGTCATTTCCGAGGACAGCACATTCGATCTCGCGCATTTTTAATGCTTCTTCGACAATTATCTTATGATCAAAGACCGCCGCATGGTCGATCGCGGAAGCGAGACTTTCAAGATCGTCAGCGGGCGAAATGCCGACCGATGACCCTAGATTCGCGGGTTTGACGAAACACGGTAGGCCAAAGTTCTCTGACAAGCGATGAAGGACCCTTTCACGGTCGTTTTCCCATTCACGCCTTAAAAACCACGTGTATTTGCAGATCGGTAATCCGGCATCCCGAAATAGCGATTTCATGACCGCTTTATCCATTCCACATGATGAGGCAAGGACGCCGCAGCCAACATAGGGAACGCCAGCCATTTCAAAAAGCCCCTGGATCGTGCCGTCTTCGCCAAACGTCCCGTGCAACACCGGAAAGAAGACATCGATCTTGATGCTTTCAAAATCGGCCCGTCCGATCTCAGTCAAGCCCTTGAAGCGGGGATCGCCGACCATGACAAGGTTTGCCCCCTCGAACGGCTGAAGTATTGCCCTGAGCCGTTCGGTGGTCTCCTCAGGAAAAAGCCCGGCCGAATCTATCGGATTAAGCCAATGCCCATCGCGCGTCACCCCGATCGGGATAACGTCATATTTATTCGGATCGATCGTTTCGATGACGGCCTTCGCCGACCGGATCGAAACATCGTGTTCGCCCGAGCGCCCGCCGAATACCAAACCTACAACCTTTTTCATAGACACAATTTATCCAATTATCAGAGGATGGTCTTACCGAGTGCGGAAAGTATTAGCTCGCAAGCCAGTTCGACCGTGATGTTCGATTGATCAAGAAGCGGGTTGACCTCGACTATCTCGAAAGAGCGCATCCCGCCGTGTTTGGCGATCAATTCAAGAGCAAGGTGAGCCTCCCGATAGGTCGTTCCGCCACGCACAAGCGTTCCGGACCCCGGAGCGAATCGCGGGTCGATCATGTCGACATCGAATGTCACGGCAAATCCGCCGCTGGCCTTTGAAGCGATATTGATCGCATCGGTCACACAAGCAAGCATGCCGCGCTCGTCGATGTCGCTCATTGTGAAGAAGTGGTCTCTGAGGCCATGTTCGTGCACGCGGCGGCGTTCGCCCGAATCGAGGTCCCGAGCTCCAATATGTGCAAAGTATTCAGGCTTTAGTTTCGGTTTAAAGCCCTCGATATCCGTGAGTTCAGGCACTCCTTCGCCCAACAGGACGGCGAGCGGCATCCCATGAATATTGCCCGTTCCTGAGGATTCGGGCGTGTTTATGTCGGCATGCGCATCGAACCAGATAAGCCCCAGATCATTGCCGCCGGCACGACTTGCCGATGCTAGGCCCGAGAACGTGCCAATAGCGATACTGTGGTCGCCGCCGAGAATGACCGGGATCGCATCGTTCTCCAAAGACGCCTTCACCGCTGCCGCAGCGGCCATAGATGAACTCGACATTTCGGCGACGTATTTCGGGTTCTCCGAAGGCGATGCCGGCTTCTGAGGTTTGGTGATCTCAACGTCACCGGTATCAATGATCTCGTAGCCGAGGTCGGCTATATGTTCATGCAGGTATCTTCCGCGGATCCGCGAAAGCCTCATTGCATCTACCCCAAGTTCGCTGCCAGTCTGGCCGGCGCCAAAACCTAGCGGCACGCCTACGATCGCCACTTTTTTCCCCAAACCCGGTTGCTCGATAAAAGACATAAGACAATCTACCTAAATTTCCCCAAATCCGTTCTCGAAGAGGGCTCTGACCGCGTCATATGCAGTAACGGCATCGGCGCCCTCGACCTTTAATTCAAGGGTCGAACCGAATGCAGCTGCCAGCGTCAGCACGCTCAAGATCGATTTCGCATCTGCGAAAATGCCTTCATCCGTCCGCGCGATGATGATCCGACTTTCAAAGGTGCCGGCGAGCCTTACCAACTGAGCTGCGGCCCGAGCATGCAGGCCGAGCGGATTGACT
The DNA window shown above is from Chloracidobacterium sp. and carries:
- a CDS encoding glycosyltransferase family 2 protein, producing the protein MKISAVIISFNEEKNIESAIRSVDWADEVLVVDSESTDQTREIAGRLGAKVIVRPWPGFAEQKQFATDAAENDWIFSLDADERMTPRLRDEILELERSNDIADGYRVRRLSYYMGRPIRHSGWYPDRQLRFFDRRKASWKKQLIHESVVMVSGSATSDLDGDIEHFSVDNAAHHHKMIGERYAPLSAQQMFNSGRRTTPLKVAFVGPAAFLRSFILRLGFLDGLPGFCIARFGAYHAFLKHLLLWELQTSAKNGGQMSPPTTKQD
- a CDS encoding VWA domain-containing protein, coding for MQAAVRSLFLIAAIFTLPVVVLGQTDEDDVLEVDSTLVVLNAAITDSNGRHVSGLLQRQFSVLENGIPQDISYFAAEETPFAAVILLDTSGSMGRNVSLARAAAIRFLDGIRYSDAVAIYRFDSKVSLVQDFSNSRDVSEKIYDLRSDGMTVLNDAIYVAAEKLANRPEKRRAIIVLSDGADTQSGRSADRALKAALAANAVLYTVDMTPVDGRSGSGGMNRETLKHFAERSGGTFVATPAGTALREAFEKIVDELGVVYTIGYSPKNENKDGKWRSIELRVARPNLTIRTRKGYHAIKIK
- a CDS encoding dodecin domain-containing protein, which translates into the protein MTVAKNIEITSSSTVSFEDAVKTGIARASKTIEHIKGAWIKDQKVNIESGSITEYRVTMILTFVLADDD
- a CDS encoding D-alanine--D-alanine ligase codes for the protein MKKVVGLVFGGRSGEHDVSIRSAKAVIETIDPNKYDVIPIGVTRDGHWLNPIDSAGLFPEETTERLRAILQPFEGANLVMVGDPRFKGLTEIGRADFESIKIDVFFPVLHGTFGEDGTIQGLFEMAGVPYVGCGVLASSCGMDKAVMKSLFRDAGLPICKYTWFLRREWENDRERVLHRLSENFGLPCFVKPANLGSSVGISPADDLESLASAIDHAAVFDHKIIVEEALKMREIECAVLGNDEPEASRPGEYIIRNKEKAFLDYTEKYSGTGNNEFVVPAPVSGELEAKIKEMAIKAYKAINGSGLARVDFFLRQDNGVLLVNEINTMPGLTDASGFPKMWEGSGVAFREVIDRLIELAFERYADRARNLTSLADKA
- the rocF gene encoding arginase, which gives rise to MSFIEQPGLGKKVAIVGVPLGFGAGQTGSELGVDAMRLSRIRGRYLHEHIADLGYEIIDTGDVEITKPQKPASPSENPKYVAEMSSSSMAAAAAVKASLENDAIPVILGGDHSIAIGTFSGLASASRAGGNDLGLIWFDAHADINTPESSGTGNIHGMPLAVLLGEGVPELTDIEGFKPKLKPEYFAHIGARDLDSGERRRVHEHGLRDHFFTMSDIDERGMLACVTDAINIASKASGGFAVTFDVDMIDPRFAPGSGTLVRGGTTYREAHLALELIAKHGGMRSFEIVEVNPLLDQSNITVELACELILSALGKTIL
- a CDS encoding HPr family phosphocarrier protein translates to MIEGTVKIVNPLGLHARAAAQLVRLAGTFESRIIIARTDEGIFADAKSILSVLTLAAAFGSTLELKVEGADAVTAYDAVRALFENGFGEI